One Faecalicatena sp. Marseille-Q4148 DNA window includes the following coding sequences:
- a CDS encoding ABC transporter ATP-binding protein, translating into MELLRVEQLTKQYGSGANKVLALDHVSFSVEKGEFIAIIGASGSGKSTLLHLIGGVDQPSSGSVYINGADLYSQDEEALAIFRRRQVGLIYQFYNLIPVLTVEENITLPVLMDQQEVNHDRLEELLSLLGLTERRNHLPNQLSGGQQQRVSIGRALLNAPSIILADEPTGNLDSENSREIMELLRFSNKKYHQTLLVITHDEQIALQADRIIALEDGRIIRDEVIRK; encoded by the coding sequence ATGGAACTTTTACGAGTAGAACAACTGACAAAACAATATGGCAGTGGTGCAAACAAGGTACTGGCACTCGATCATGTATCCTTTTCCGTTGAAAAAGGCGAGTTCATCGCTATTATTGGCGCTTCCGGATCAGGCAAATCCACTCTCCTGCACCTCATTGGCGGTGTCGATCAGCCTTCCTCCGGCAGTGTCTATATCAATGGCGCCGACCTTTATTCACAAGACGAAGAGGCGCTTGCTATTTTCCGCAGACGGCAGGTTGGCCTGATCTATCAATTTTATAATCTGATTCCGGTTCTTACTGTGGAAGAAAATATTACGCTTCCGGTCCTTATGGATCAACAGGAAGTAAATCACGATCGCCTGGAGGAACTTCTCTCTCTCCTTGGTCTGACCGAACGAAGAAACCATCTTCCGAACCAGCTTTCCGGCGGACAGCAGCAGCGCGTCTCCATTGGCCGCGCACTCTTAAATGCACCGTCTATCATTCTCGCCGACGAACCTACAGGCAATCTTGACTCTGAAAACAGCCGCGAAATTATGGAACTGCTTCGCTTCTCCAATAAAAAATATCACCAGACGCTCCTTGTCATTACTCATGATGAGCAGATTGCACTGCAGGCAGACCGGATCATTGCATTAGAAGACGGACGCATCATTCGAGATGAGGTGATTCGAAAATGA
- a CDS encoding transposase: MTYFTSNTYILKRKILTFTNKISKHLSKPERKFTADITYGILASGSCLLTDVVDQLHEDSKKINIVDRLSRHLDKGTPAEAAVSYLQQIKKWVPAEPVIHIDDSDVVKPDGYKFESLGIVRDGSESTSTKNVYKKGYHVTEACVLTTSNDSVSIFSKIHSSAEKNYKSANTITFEAMEQGAALFEKATFCMDRGYDDNKIFLKLDALKQNYVIRLKSNRKLLYHNKWTFATELRNRRKGKIKTSVFYKGKNHEAYISHVKVQITASRKDIYLVLVYGITEHPMMLATNKEIKSKEDVIKVARTYFSRWKIEEYFRCKKQMFQFENFRVRKLCAINALNFYITLCMAFLAMISMSSEINALKVSIIKSADPVKKKVFFCYYRLAKGILGILSYAKEGVRLWFRTKRPAYRQLCLKLVA, translated from the coding sequence GCCCGAACGTAAATTTACTGCTGATATTACTTATGGCATACTTGCCTCTGGTAGCTGTCTTCTGACAGATGTTGTTGACCAGCTTCATGAAGATTCCAAAAAGATAAATATTGTGGATCGCCTTTCCAGACATCTTGATAAAGGTACTCCTGCTGAAGCTGCTGTTTCTTATCTTCAGCAAATCAAGAAATGGGTTCCAGCAGAACCAGTCATTCACATTGATGACAGTGATGTTGTAAAACCGGATGGTTATAAATTTGAATCCCTTGGCATCGTTCGTGATGGTTCAGAAAGTACATCGACTAAAAATGTTTATAAAAAAGGGTACCATGTAACAGAGGCCTGTGTCCTGACTACCAGTAATGATTCTGTTAGTATCTTTTCAAAAATACACTCTTCAGCTGAAAAGAATTACAAATCTGCCAATACCATTACTTTTGAGGCCATGGAACAAGGCGCGGCTCTCTTTGAAAAAGCAACTTTTTGTATGGATCGTGGTTACGATGATAACAAGATATTCCTAAAGCTAGATGCTTTAAAGCAGAATTATGTGATTCGGTTAAAATCAAACCGCAAGCTTCTTTATCATAATAAATGGACATTTGCCACCGAACTGCGTAACCGCCGTAAAGGGAAAATCAAAACCAGCGTATTCTATAAGGGAAAAAATCATGAGGCTTATATTTCCCATGTCAAAGTCCAAATCACAGCTTCCAGAAAAGATATTTATCTGGTACTGGTTTATGGTATTACAGAACATCCTATGATGCTTGCCACGAACAAAGAAATTAAATCCAAAGAAGATGTAATCAAAGTGGCAAGAACCTATTTTTCAAGATGGAAGATCGAGGAATATTTCCGTTGCAAAAAGCAGATGTTCCAATTTGAAAACTTCCGTGTACGAAAGCTTTGCGCAATCAACGCACTTAACTTTTATATCACCTTATGCATGGCATTTCTGGCAATGATTTCAATGTCATCCGAAATAAATGCATTAAAGGTTTCCATCATAAAATCAGCAGATCCTGTAAAGAAAAAAGTGTTCTTCTGCTATTATCGGCTGGCGAAAGGCATCCTTGGCATACTATCGTATGCAAAGGAAGGTGTCAGACTCTGGTTCCGGACAAAACGTCCAGCATACCGTCAACTCTGCCTTAAGCTAGTCGCTTAA
- a CDS encoding cyclic-di-AMP receptor — protein MKLIFAVIRDEDAGKAVKKLNENRFSVTKLMSTGGFLRSGNTTLMIGIDDEKVEAVMDILKEECAKRSEIEIAMPYMPGGVPMMNYSYVPIKAEVGGATVFVVDVCDFRKV, from the coding sequence ATGAAACTGATTTTTGCAGTAATTAGGGATGAAGATGCCGGAAAGGCAGTCAAGAAATTGAACGAGAATAGATTCAGTGTAACAAAGCTTATGAGTACGGGAGGATTCTTGAGAAGCGGAAATACAACACTGATGATCGGTATTGATGATGAGAAAGTGGAAGCAGTTATGGATATCCTGAAAGAAGAGTGTGCAAAACGCTCTGAAATTGAAATTGCGATGCCATATATGCCGGGCGGCGTTCCGATGATGAACTATTCTTACGTTCCGATCAAGGCAGAAGTTGGCGGAGCAACTGTGTTTGTTGTGGATGTATGCGATTTCCGTAAAGTATAA
- the sdaAA gene encoding L-serine ammonia-lyase, iron-sulfur-dependent, subunit alpha: protein MDFLSGQELLEMCRKEQIPISYAMRRREMTCGSLTDEEITEKLDTVLKIMQNSATEPIKHPRKSIGGLLGGEAKKVNEQREADKNICGPTLSRAIAYSMAVLEVNATMGLIVAAPTAGSSGVLPGVLLALKETHELSDEAIHNGLLNASALGYILMRNASVSGAEAGCQAEVGAASAMAASAAVEILGGTPDMCMQAACFALSNLLGLVCDPIAGLVESPCQGRNAIGVANALTCAELALAGVTQPIPFDEMAEAMYRVGKSLPFELRETAMGGCAGTPTGCQLGCQICGK from the coding sequence ATGGACTTTTTATCAGGACAGGAATTACTGGAAATGTGCCGCAAAGAGCAAATTCCGATTTCTTATGCAATGCGGCGCCGTGAGATGACATGCGGTTCTCTTACAGATGAAGAAATCACAGAAAAATTAGACACGGTACTGAAGATTATGCAAAACTCAGCTACTGAACCAATCAAGCATCCTCGCAAATCTATCGGAGGACTTCTTGGCGGTGAAGCCAAAAAAGTAAATGAACAAAGAGAAGCCGACAAAAACATTTGCGGTCCTACACTTTCCAGAGCAATCGCCTACAGTATGGCTGTTCTTGAAGTAAATGCCACAATGGGTCTGATTGTTGCAGCTCCGACTGCCGGTTCTTCCGGCGTACTTCCGGGTGTGCTTTTAGCATTAAAAGAAACTCATGAGTTGTCTGACGAAGCAATCCACAATGGGCTTCTCAACGCCAGCGCTCTCGGATATATTTTAATGAGAAACGCCTCTGTATCCGGTGCGGAGGCCGGATGTCAGGCTGAAGTCGGTGCCGCTTCCGCAATGGCGGCTTCTGCTGCCGTTGAAATTCTCGGCGGAACTCCGGATATGTGTATGCAGGCAGCCTGCTTTGCGCTGTCTAATTTACTAGGACTTGTCTGCGATCCAATTGCCGGACTTGTGGAATCTCCTTGTCAGGGACGCAATGCGATTGGTGTTGCCAATGCTCTTACTTGTGCTGAACTTGCACTTGCAGGTGTTACACAGCCAATCCCATTTGATGAGATGGCGGAAGCTATGTATCGTGTCGGCAAAAGTCTCCCATTTGAACTGCGCGAAACAGCTATGGGCGGATGCGCCGGAACACCAACGGGCTGTCAGCTTGGCTGTCAGATCTGCGGAAAATAA
- a CDS encoding ABC transporter permease, protein MKNIFYHITKKTLKQNRTRTWLTIIGVLLSTAMITAVTTFGASFRQFLIDYTIQQDGNWHVSISNLTENDLKHITDNDSVAHTTVLTSIGTAPSEDLADSFPSNPYFYIQSMPDTALEELPVSLSSGRLPQNDSELIVPDYLSHYNSELLGFSTGNSLTLDIDIGNDNTTPLTAEIKKDFTIVGTYSHFPNSSFGSGGHEVFCGSLSKSFSKILSDARVSDAENAFSAYIRFQHPKDTYPLTEKLISEFEAVSWSYHASLLRWYGVSDHSHLLPILIGLCVVLVLLIMGGSILLIYNAFSISLRERTAQFGLLSSIGATKSQLRHSVFFEAFIVSGIGIPLGLIFGIGGIGVTLHFIGESITMWIHGTAYGIPLKISTAPIIVSIVTSLMTVFISAWIPSRRIRSLSPMDAVQSRSDIVLRPADVRVSRLTLHLFHTEGMLAQKYYRRDRRKYRTTILSLSMSMVLFVSATLFTDYLINTGTFVLTAPEWELECNLFHSPTDDTIRQFKQILNEDNTIKEIKEFRSLRPCVPIPADLISKEAANYFGLHSSADQQFYYLSASLYVFPDNVFSDYAKEHGITPDTYLEADSFQCIYTSNIRLFNSETDRYEDCEPIRFPKNSELTLGTLTIPSESEADSLPHLTDIASLKLTDQVGQLPDALSGYEEPLSLILPESLYRKYIDILEPFFPSYTFLLKCPEFKTTYWNLKKALQDTALNTQADIANLAKEYETDRNLLTAIRVLTYGFLILISLISIVNVFHTVSTNLMLRRREFAMLRSIGMTPSSFQKMLNYECLIYGLRSIFYGVPVSLFISFILYRILRTGADISYLFPWKAVLISTAGIFFIVFLSMFYTAGKLKKQNIIQELSLT, encoded by the coding sequence ATGAAAAATATTTTCTACCATATTACGAAGAAAACTCTTAAGCAAAACCGTACAAGAACATGGCTCACAATCATTGGCGTTCTTTTATCTACTGCAATGATTACTGCTGTGACTACCTTCGGGGCAAGTTTCCGGCAATTTCTTATTGATTACACGATTCAGCAAGATGGCAACTGGCACGTTTCCATCTCTAATTTGACAGAAAATGACTTAAAGCATATTACAGACAATGATTCTGTTGCCCATACAACCGTGCTAACTTCCATTGGTACTGCTCCGTCAGAAGATTTAGCAGATAGTTTTCCTTCGAATCCTTATTTTTATATTCAAAGTATGCCCGACACAGCATTGGAAGAACTTCCTGTTTCTCTGTCCTCCGGCCGGCTTCCTCAAAATGATTCGGAACTTATTGTTCCTGACTATTTATCCCATTACAACAGTGAGCTTTTGGGATTCTCTACCGGAAATTCTTTGACACTGGACATTGATATCGGAAATGACAACACAACTCCTCTTACTGCTGAAATAAAAAAAGATTTTACGATTGTTGGAACTTATTCTCACTTTCCCAACAGCAGCTTTGGCAGCGGCGGACATGAAGTATTCTGTGGTTCTCTTTCGAAATCATTTTCTAAAATACTTTCAGATGCCCGCGTTTCCGATGCGGAAAATGCTTTTTCTGCCTATATTCGTTTTCAACATCCAAAAGACACTTATCCGTTGACAGAAAAACTGATTTCTGAGTTTGAAGCAGTGTCCTGGAGCTATCACGCAAGCCTGCTGCGTTGGTATGGTGTTAGCGATCACAGCCATTTGCTCCCAATCTTGATTGGACTTTGTGTTGTATTGGTTCTGCTCATCATGGGCGGTTCCATTCTTTTAATCTACAATGCCTTTTCCATTTCTTTGCGGGAACGCACCGCCCAGTTTGGCCTTCTTTCTTCCATCGGCGCTACGAAAAGCCAGCTCCGTCATTCTGTTTTTTTCGAAGCGTTTATCGTTAGTGGAATCGGGATTCCTCTTGGGCTTATTTTCGGAATCGGTGGAATTGGAGTCACACTTCATTTTATCGGGGAAAGTATTACGATGTGGATTCACGGAACAGCTTACGGAATCCCATTAAAGATTTCAACTGCCCCAATAATTGTTTCTATTGTGACTTCACTTATGACTGTTTTTATTTCTGCATGGATTCCTTCCAGACGGATTCGATCCCTTTCACCAATGGATGCAGTGCAATCAAGATCAGATATTGTTCTACGTCCTGCTGATGTACGAGTCTCTCGGCTAACTCTGCATCTGTTTCATACAGAAGGCATGCTGGCTCAAAAATATTATCGGCGTGACCGGCGCAAATACCGCACAACGATTCTGTCGCTCTCTATGAGTATGGTTCTTTTCGTGTCCGCGACTCTATTTACCGACTACCTTATAAATACCGGCACATTCGTACTGACTGCCCCGGAATGGGAATTGGAATGCAACCTGTTTCATTCTCCGACTGACGATACGATCCGGCAATTTAAACAGATACTGAATGAAGACAATACTATCAAAGAAATAAAAGAATTTCGCTCTCTGCGTCCATGTGTTCCGATCCCTGCTGATCTGATTTCAAAAGAAGCAGCCAATTACTTTGGACTTCATTCTTCCGCAGATCAACAGTTTTATTATTTAAGTGCAAGTCTCTATGTGTTTCCGGACAATGTATTTTCTGACTATGCGAAAGAACACGGGATTACCCCGGACACCTATCTGGAAGCCGACAGTTTCCAGTGTATTTATACAAGCAACATACGACTTTTTAATTCCGAAACAGATCGCTATGAGGACTGTGAACCAATTCGCTTTCCGAAAAACAGTGAACTAACGCTTGGTACCTTGACAATTCCTTCCGAATCCGAAGCTGATTCACTGCCTCATCTGACAGATATCGCTTCCCTGAAGCTAACGGATCAGGTAGGGCAGCTCCCGGATGCACTTTCCGGATATGAAGAACCTCTTTCTCTCATTCTTCCGGAAAGTTTGTATCGCAAATATATAGATATACTAGAGCCGTTTTTCCCAAGCTATACTTTCTTATTAAAATGTCCTGAATTCAAAACAACTTACTGGAATTTGAAAAAAGCGCTGCAGGATACCGCTTTAAACACGCAGGCAGACATTGCGAATCTGGCCAAAGAGTATGAAACGGACCGCAATCTTTTGACCGCGATCCGTGTTCTCACTTATGGATTCCTTATATTGATTTCGCTCATTTCCATCGTGAATGTATTCCACACGGTTTCGACGAATCTCATGCTTCGCCGTCGGGAATTCGCTATGCTCCGCTCCATTGGCATGACTCCGTCATCTTTTCAGAAGATGCTGAATTACGAGTGTCTGATCTATGGTCTTCGCTCTATCTTTTACGGAGTTCCTGTCTCATTATTCATTAGTTTTATACTTTACCGGATCCTTCGAACCGGAGCTGATATCAGCTATCTCTTTCCCTGGAAAGCAGTTCTGATTTCCACTGCCGGTATTTTCTTCATCGTATTTCTCTCGATGTTCTATACTGCCGGCAAATTAAAAAAGCAAAACATTATCCAGGAATTATCCTTAACGTAA
- the sdaAB gene encoding L-serine ammonia-lyase, iron-sulfur-dependent subunit beta, whose amino-acid sequence MNFLSIFDVIGPNMIGPSSSHTAGACAIGLLARKMLAQEVKKVTFTLYGSFSKTYHGHGTDRALLGGILGFSTDDERIRDAFELAKEWGVEYEFIIDEETVMNHPNTADIDLIGTEGHTLSIRGESIGGGKIRIARINNIDVEFTGEYSTLIVQQIDKPGVVAHITQCLAEENVNIAFMRLFREDKGAKAYTVVESDEQIPAAVLDRIKTNQHVTELMLVQM is encoded by the coding sequence ATGAACTTTCTAAGTATTTTTGATGTCATTGGCCCGAATATGATCGGTCCATCCAGCTCACATACAGCCGGAGCCTGTGCCATTGGTCTTCTAGCAAGAAAAATGCTTGCTCAGGAAGTGAAAAAAGTAACCTTTACACTTTATGGTTCTTTTTCTAAAACATACCATGGACATGGAACAGACCGCGCACTTCTTGGCGGTATTCTTGGCTTCTCTACAGATGATGAACGAATCCGTGATGCGTTTGAACTTGCAAAAGAATGGGGCGTTGAATACGAATTTATCATCGATGAGGAAACGGTTATGAACCATCCGAATACAGCGGATATCGACCTTATCGGTACAGAAGGTCATACCCTTTCTATCCGCGGAGAATCTATTGGAGGCGGTAAGATCCGGATTGCCCGTATCAATAATATTGATGTGGAATTTACCGGCGAATACAGTACTCTCATTGTTCAGCAGATTGACAAACCTGGTGTTGTCGCACATATTACTCAATGTCTTGCAGAGGAGAATGTAAATATTGCATTTATGCGTCTCTTCCGCGAAGATAAGGGCGCGAAAGCCTACACAGTTGTGGAGTCTGACGAGCAGATTCCTGCCGCTGTTCTTGACCGAATTAAAACAAATCAGCATGTAACAGAGCTTATGCTCGTGCAGATGTAG
- a CDS encoding CPBP family intramembrane metalloprotease, whose product MKYRQLKGYHGIIVLVLSAAVIFGIAPIFGAGLGIYGSLLGELMILAVAVVTVLAARADLKEVFPIHRPKALGLLGTLLIWGATYVCVMALTMLLAYFFPEEVTGAGAGLSEAILNTPMLIAAAIVAVSPAICEEAVFRGVFLHSLQGIRQKWLVILLVGVIFGAFHGSIWKLLPTSVLGMVMTYIVLETDNLVYSGFLHFVNNLLPVLMMGALSSTYEAMGGIDAVMEESMQIPMASVGIYFLMAAGAPLVFYIGRYCLKRSVHGYTEGLFTKNQVKPVLLLIFIGILIGIAGVFLIACSFIFEMPGNLSGFREIQSLY is encoded by the coding sequence ATGAAGTATAGACAATTAAAAGGATATCATGGCATCATCGTACTTGTGCTCAGTGCGGCGGTTATTTTTGGAATTGCGCCGATATTCGGCGCGGGACTTGGGATTTACGGTTCACTCCTGGGAGAATTGATGATACTGGCAGTCGCAGTGGTAACGGTACTGGCAGCCAGAGCTGATTTAAAAGAAGTATTCCCGATACATCGGCCGAAAGCTCTTGGGCTTCTGGGGACATTATTAATTTGGGGAGCAACGTATGTATGTGTAATGGCGCTGACAATGCTTCTTGCCTATTTCTTTCCGGAAGAAGTAACGGGAGCAGGCGCGGGGCTTAGTGAGGCAATTTTGAATACACCAATGCTGATTGCAGCTGCAATCGTTGCAGTATCACCGGCAATCTGTGAGGAAGCAGTTTTTCGAGGTGTATTCCTGCACAGCCTGCAGGGAATCCGGCAGAAATGGCTTGTGATCCTTCTTGTTGGTGTGATTTTCGGAGCATTTCACGGAAGTATCTGGAAGTTACTACCAACGTCAGTGCTTGGAATGGTCATGACGTATATCGTGTTGGAGACGGATAATCTTGTCTATTCCGGATTTCTTCATTTTGTTAATAACCTTCTCCCGGTACTTATGATGGGAGCGCTTAGCAGTACATACGAGGCAATGGGCGGCATTGATGCAGTCATGGAAGAGAGTATGCAGATTCCAATGGCATCAGTCGGAATCTATTTTCTAATGGCGGCAGGAGCCCCTCTTGTATTTTATATTGGAAGATATTGCCTGAAACGAAGTGTGCATGGGTATACAGAAGGTCTTTTCACAAAGAATCAGGTAAAACCGGTATTGCTCCTTATATTTATCGGCATTCTGATCGGAATCGCAGGTGTATTTCTCATTGCTTGTTCATTCATCTTTGAAATGCCGGGAAATCTGAGTGGATTTCGTGAGATACAGAGTTTGTACTAG
- a CDS encoding response regulator transcription factor, with amino-acid sequence MQTYHILLIEDDLSIVENLTAYLTAEGFSVVSASGQNQALSLLETFHPDLVLLDITLAQGNGYSTCTAIKKTSQIPVIFLTALTDEFSVVTGLDMGADDYICKPFRPRELVSRIRTVLRRTGAVSSVTVLGNLSVDTVRGTVTKNSQELFLSALEYRLLLLFLNNRGKTLTRNVLLEEIWDLAGDYVNDNTLTVYIKRLREKIEDNPQEPAIIKTIRGIGYRLEIPSET; translated from the coding sequence ATGCAGACTTATCACATTTTATTAATCGAAGATGATCTTTCCATCGTAGAAAATCTTACTGCCTATTTAACTGCCGAAGGTTTTTCTGTTGTCTCGGCTTCCGGACAGAATCAGGCGCTCTCTCTTCTTGAGACGTTTCACCCGGATCTCGTTCTCCTTGATATTACACTTGCTCAGGGAAATGGATACAGCACTTGCACCGCCATAAAAAAGACTTCACAAATTCCGGTCATTTTTCTTACTGCCCTGACAGACGAATTTTCCGTTGTGACCGGTCTTGATATGGGGGCTGACGACTATATCTGCAAACCCTTTCGACCTCGCGAACTTGTTTCCCGAATCCGCACCGTCCTTCGCAGAACTGGAGCAGTTTCTTCTGTCACAGTACTTGGAAACCTTTCTGTCGATACGGTTCGCGGTACTGTCACAAAGAATTCACAGGAACTCTTTCTTTCTGCATTAGAATACCGTCTTCTTCTTTTGTTTCTAAATAATCGGGGAAAAACACTGACTCGAAATGTTCTGTTGGAAGAAATCTGGGATCTTGCCGGAGATTATGTAAATGACAATACGCTTACGGTATATATCAAACGGCTTCGGGAGAAAATCGAAGATAATCCACAAGAACCAGCGATAATCAAAACCATTCGGGGAATCGGCTATCGTCTTGAGATTCCATCTGAAACGTAA
- a CDS encoding HAMP domain-containing histidine kinase encodes MYLLRNKEIKKFVFQIVFFTLLGCVIGFFIAPAAAVLLLAISFCFSLFFFRCLSGEHRNIRLLSSRIDSILHNDTFLTPEEFQEGDLAILQDEIYKMAVRLHEQSEQLSQDRTKLSNALEDISHQIRTPLTSLYLMTERLKQQPLDKAQLLLLHQMNQMLDRINWLITALLKMSKLEAGSITYQFTNVKMKDFLQEALNPMEISMDLRGQTCKICCDDAISFSCDRTWTLEAISNVLKNSLEYTPDGGTLSLTVSQTALYTELCIIDSGTGIPKEDLPHLFERFYRGQNAGRNSFGIGLSLARLILSRENAIITAGNDSSGGGKFTIRFYTAKTI; translated from the coding sequence ATGTATTTATTACGCAACAAAGAAATAAAAAAGTTTGTCTTTCAAATCGTCTTTTTCACACTCCTCGGATGTGTGATCGGATTTTTTATCGCGCCTGCCGCTGCTGTTCTTCTTCTTGCTATCAGCTTTTGTTTTAGTCTGTTCTTCTTTCGCTGCCTTTCCGGAGAACACCGGAATATTCGTCTCCTTAGTTCACGGATTGATTCCATTCTCCACAATGATACTTTTCTCACACCGGAAGAATTTCAGGAAGGAGATCTGGCTATTCTCCAGGACGAAATTTACAAAATGGCTGTACGCCTGCACGAACAGAGTGAGCAGCTATCTCAGGATCGCACGAAACTTTCCAATGCCTTAGAAGATATCTCTCATCAGATCCGCACTCCGCTTACCTCTCTTTATTTAATGACAGAGCGGCTCAAACAGCAGCCATTAGATAAAGCACAGCTTCTTCTCCTGCATCAGATGAATCAAATGCTTGACCGGATTAACTGGCTGATTACTGCTCTTCTGAAAATGTCCAAACTGGAAGCCGGTTCCATCACATATCAATTTACAAATGTAAAAATGAAAGATTTCCTGCAAGAAGCGCTTAATCCAATGGAGATTTCTATGGATTTACGGGGGCAAACTTGCAAAATCTGCTGTGATGACGCCATTTCCTTTTCCTGTGACCGTACCTGGACTTTAGAAGCAATTTCAAATGTATTGAAAAACAGTCTGGAATACACTCCCGATGGCGGAACACTATCTCTGACAGTTTCTCAAACAGCGCTCTACACGGAACTTTGTATCATCGACTCCGGAACCGGTATTCCAAAAGAAGATCTTCCGCATCTGTTTGAACGGTTTTACCGCGGTCAAAATGCAGGGCGCAATAGCTTTGGCATTGGACTTTCCCTTGCAAGGCTAATACTCTCCAGAGAAAATGCAATCATCACTGCCGGAAATGATTCTAGTGGAGGCGGCAAATTTACTATCCGTTTTTACACTGCAAAAACAATCTAG